A section of the Halopiger aswanensis genome encodes:
- a CDS encoding beta-ribofuranosylaminobenzene 5'-phosphate synthase family protein — protein sequence MPNPTSGAPSDPEYETEVATVSAGARLHVGFQNLSLARERLYGGIGVGLEEPRVTVTAEPAEGVSSDDPLGREYAARAAEILDVPGVALAVEERLPRHVGLGSGTQLALAVLAATARAHGLEPGARDHAPAMGRGGRSAVGVATFEGGGFVVDAGHPTNRFTTEPPAEGDWTVPPVVARHDLPEDWRFLVVVPDAEPGRCGESEDESMRAVVERADPAVADEIAGVVTRKLLPAAAEGRLEAFGEAIAEIGRKNGAWYADAQGGVFRPPAGELVEALEDCPVLSGIGQSSWGPVVYGVTDSRHADEAAAAAEDALEERGLEGQVIVTSAATDGARVR from the coding sequence ATGCCGAATCCGACTTCCGGCGCCCCGTCCGACCCCGAATACGAGACCGAGGTCGCCACCGTCAGCGCGGGCGCTCGGCTCCACGTCGGCTTCCAGAACCTCTCGCTGGCCCGGGAGCGACTCTACGGCGGGATCGGCGTCGGCCTCGAGGAGCCCCGCGTCACCGTCACCGCCGAACCCGCCGAGGGCGTCTCGAGCGACGACCCGCTCGGCCGGGAGTACGCCGCACGCGCCGCCGAAATTCTCGACGTGCCCGGCGTCGCCCTCGCGGTCGAGGAGCGACTCCCGCGCCACGTCGGCCTCGGCAGCGGCACCCAACTCGCGCTGGCCGTACTCGCGGCGACGGCGCGAGCCCACGGTCTCGAGCCCGGGGCTCGAGACCACGCGCCGGCGATGGGCCGGGGCGGTCGCAGCGCCGTCGGCGTCGCGACCTTCGAAGGCGGGGGCTTCGTCGTCGACGCAGGCCACCCGACGAACCGCTTCACCACGGAACCGCCCGCCGAGGGCGACTGGACGGTGCCGCCGGTCGTCGCCCGCCACGATCTGCCCGAAGATTGGCGCTTCCTCGTCGTCGTCCCCGACGCCGAGCCCGGCCGCTGCGGCGAGTCGGAGGACGAGAGCATGCGCGCGGTGGTCGAGCGCGCGGATCCGGCCGTCGCCGACGAGATCGCCGGCGTCGTCACCCGCAAGTTACTGCCGGCGGCCGCCGAGGGCCGCCTCGAGGCCTTCGGCGAGGCGATCGCCGAAATCGGCCGCAAGAACGGCGCGTGGTACGCCGACGCGCAGGGCGGGGTCTTCCGTCCGCCGGCCGGCGAACTCGTCGAGGCGCTCGAGGACTGCCCCGTCCTCTCGGGGATCGGCCAGTCGTCGTGGGGACCGGTCGTCTACGGCGTGACCGACAGCCGGCACGCCGACGAAGCCGCAGCGGCGGCTGAGGATGCACTCGAGGAGCGCGGGCTCGAAGGGCAGGTTATCGTTACGTCGGCGGCGACCGATGGAGCACGCGTTCGGTAA
- a CDS encoding response regulator: MIDRDDPTDPPDVLLVDPSSDRIERTKRAFRTERDDLALHVVDDDAACLDFLQQRGEYEDAPTPGLVVYRTEPSTLLDGDSVLETIAADADLARIPLVVCLPTDSPATAVRHAYDQRANAVVEQPAGEDEAEFVETMRLLVRFWIAAARLPPQSGPTE; encoded by the coding sequence ATGATCGATCGCGACGACCCCACTGACCCGCCGGACGTGCTCCTCGTCGATCCCTCGAGCGACCGGATCGAGCGAACGAAACGCGCCTTCCGGACCGAACGGGACGACCTCGCGCTGCACGTCGTTGACGACGACGCCGCATGTCTCGACTTCCTTCAACAGCGAGGCGAATACGAGGACGCCCCCACTCCGGGGCTCGTCGTCTACCGAACCGAACCGTCGACCCTGCTAGACGGCGACTCGGTTCTCGAGACGATCGCCGCCGACGCGGATCTCGCGCGGATTCCGCTCGTCGTCTGTCTCCCAACGGATTCGCCCGCGACCGCGGTCCGGCACGCCTACGACCAGCGGGCGAACGCGGTCGTCGAACAGCCGGCGGGCGAGGACGAAGCGGAATTCGTCGAGACGATGCGGCTGCTCGTCCGGTTCTGGATCGCGGCCGCCCGCTTACCGCCCCAGTCGGGGCCGACCGAGTAA
- the mobA gene encoding molybdenum cofactor guanylyltransferase translates to MAGGYSTRFGDEDKAVADLAGTPMIRRVVDRLAAVTDAVVVNCREDQRGAIAAALEGCAPTIEFALDPVEDRGPVAGIGTGLEAVDETYGREFATVVACDMPFVDPDLLELLFERARDADADGAVVQLEDGWYQTTQAVYRTEPMARACAETLESDDKRIVAALERVDYVTVAEKVLEDADVDDATFESLDTKEALEAAATRLE, encoded by the coding sequence ATCGCCGGCGGCTACTCGACGCGCTTCGGCGACGAGGACAAGGCGGTCGCGGACCTCGCCGGGACGCCGATGATTCGTCGCGTCGTCGACCGACTCGCCGCCGTCACCGACGCGGTCGTCGTCAACTGCCGCGAGGACCAGCGCGGCGCCATCGCGGCCGCCCTCGAGGGCTGTGCCCCGACGATCGAGTTCGCGCTCGATCCAGTCGAGGATCGGGGCCCGGTCGCCGGCATCGGGACCGGTCTCGAGGCGGTCGACGAGACCTACGGCCGCGAGTTCGCGACCGTCGTCGCCTGCGACATGCCGTTCGTCGATCCCGACCTGCTCGAGTTGCTCTTCGAGCGCGCTCGCGACGCGGACGCTGACGGAGCCGTCGTCCAACTCGAGGACGGCTGGTACCAGACGACCCAGGCGGTCTACCGGACCGAGCCGATGGCGCGAGCATGTGCGGAAACCCTCGAGTCCGACGACAAGCGGATCGTCGCCGCCCTCGAGCGCGTCGACTACGTGACCGTCGCGGAGAAAGTCCTCGAGGACGCTGACGTCGACGACGCGACGTTCGAGAGCCTCGACACGAAGGAGGCGCTCGAGGCGGCCGCGACCCGACTCGAGTAG
- the ilvD gene encoding dihydroxy-acid dehydratase, producing MSSDDEFDYGKDENLRSREVTEGPDKAPHRAMFRAMGFDDEDFGAPMIGVPNPAADITPCNVHLDDVADAALEGVDEAGGMPIEFGTITISDAISMGTEGMKASLISRELIADSVELVSFGERMDGLVTIGGCDKNMPGMMMAAIRTDLPSVFLYGGSIMPGEHEGREVTIQNVFEGVGAVADGEMSPDELDEMERNACPGAGSCGGMFTANTMASISETIGFAPLGSSSPPAEDEERYEVAKESGELAVEAVREQRKPSDFLSKESFENAIALQVAVGGSTNAVLHLLAMAAEAGVDLDIEDFNEISARTPKIADLQPGGEKVMNDIHEVGGIPVVLRELLEADLLHGDALTVTGETLAEGIERVDPPAIEDLDADFLHTVDDPIHERGAIRILTGNLAPDGAVIKITGEDHLEHEGPVRIFENEENAMRYVQEGRVESGDVIGIRNEGPRGGPGMREMLGVTSAVAGQGHAEDVALFTDGRFSGATRGFSIGHVAPEAAVGGPIAALEDGDTVRIDIDELELSVDLTDEEIEERLAERDLPEPQYTTGVLAKYGRDFGSAANGAVTNPGVKRE from the coding sequence ATGAGCAGCGACGACGAGTTCGACTACGGAAAGGACGAGAATCTCCGGAGTCGCGAGGTGACGGAGGGCCCGGACAAGGCTCCCCACCGCGCGATGTTCCGGGCGATGGGGTTCGACGACGAGGACTTCGGCGCGCCGATGATCGGCGTTCCCAACCCCGCCGCGGACATCACGCCGTGTAACGTCCACTTGGACGACGTCGCCGACGCGGCCCTCGAGGGCGTCGACGAGGCCGGCGGCATGCCCATCGAGTTCGGGACGATCACCATCTCCGACGCCATTTCGATGGGAACCGAGGGGATGAAGGCCTCCCTCATTTCCCGCGAACTGATCGCCGACTCCGTCGAACTCGTCTCCTTCGGCGAGCGCATGGACGGGCTGGTCACGATCGGCGGCTGCGACAAGAACATGCCGGGGATGATGATGGCCGCGATCCGGACGGACCTGCCCAGCGTCTTCCTCTACGGCGGCTCGATCATGCCCGGCGAGCACGAGGGCCGGGAGGTCACGATCCAGAACGTCTTCGAGGGCGTCGGCGCCGTCGCCGACGGCGAGATGTCCCCGGACGAACTCGACGAGATGGAGCGCAACGCCTGTCCCGGCGCGGGCTCCTGCGGCGGGATGTTCACCGCCAACACGATGGCCTCGATCTCCGAGACGATCGGTTTCGCGCCGCTCGGATCCTCGTCGCCGCCCGCCGAGGACGAAGAACGCTACGAAGTCGCGAAGGAGAGCGGCGAACTCGCCGTCGAAGCCGTCCGAGAACAGCGCAAACCCTCCGATTTCCTCTCGAAGGAGTCCTTCGAGAACGCCATCGCGCTGCAGGTCGCCGTCGGCGGCTCGACCAACGCCGTGCTCCACCTGCTGGCGATGGCCGCCGAGGCCGGCGTCGACTTGGACATCGAGGACTTCAACGAGATCAGCGCCCGCACGCCCAAGATCGCCGACCTCCAGCCCGGCGGCGAGAAGGTGATGAACGACATCCACGAGGTCGGCGGCATCCCGGTCGTCCTCCGCGAGTTGCTCGAGGCGGACCTGCTCCACGGCGACGCGCTGACCGTCACCGGCGAGACGCTCGCCGAGGGCATAGAGCGCGTCGACCCACCGGCGATCGAAGATCTGGACGCCGACTTCCTGCACACCGTCGACGATCCGATCCACGAGCGGGGCGCCATCCGCATCCTCACCGGCAACCTCGCGCCCGACGGCGCCGTCATCAAGATCACCGGCGAGGACCACCTCGAGCACGAGGGCCCGGTCCGCATCTTCGAGAACGAAGAAAACGCCATGCGGTACGTCCAGGAGGGCCGCGTCGAGAGCGGCGACGTCATCGGCATCCGCAACGAGGGGCCCCGCGGCGGCCCCGGCATGCGCGAGATGCTCGGGGTCACGAGCGCGGTGGCGGGCCAGGGCCACGCCGAGGACGTCGCGCTCTTCACCGACGGGCGGTTCTCCGGCGCGACCCGCGGCTTCTCCATCGGCCACGTCGCCCCCGAGGCCGCCGTCGGCGGCCCCATCGCCGCCCTCGAGGACGGCGACACCGTCAGGATCGACATCGACGAACTCGAACTCTCGGTCGACCTCACCGACGAGGAGATCGAGGAACGGCTCGCAGAGCGCGACCTCCCCGAACCCCAGTACACGACCGGCGTGCTGGCGAAGTACGGCCGCGACTTCGGCTCGGCGGCCAACGGCGCAGTGACGAACCCCGGCGTTAAGCGGGAGTAG
- a CDS encoding adenylyltransferase/cytidyltransferase family protein has protein sequence MTAGDTADDGGHSDGSEDAVRTVIAQGTFDILHPGHVHYLEEAAAMGDELIVIVARKANVDHKEKPICPATQRRDVVDALEAVDEAILGHEEDIFVPIEEIDPDVIALGHDQHHDEAAIEAELERRGVDCTVERASGREPGAEELLSTRHIIDRILERRG, from the coding sequence ATGACGGCAGGCGACACAGCGGACGACGGCGGCCACAGCGACGGCAGCGAGGACGCCGTCCGAACCGTCATCGCCCAGGGCACCTTCGATATCCTCCACCCCGGTCACGTCCACTACCTCGAGGAGGCCGCGGCGATGGGCGACGAACTGATCGTCATCGTCGCCCGGAAGGCGAACGTCGATCACAAGGAGAAACCGATCTGTCCCGCTACGCAGCGCCGGGACGTCGTCGACGCGCTCGAGGCCGTCGACGAAGCGATCTTAGGTCACGAGGAAGATATCTTCGTCCCGATCGAGGAGATCGATCCCGACGTGATCGCGCTGGGCCACGACCAGCACCACGACGAGGCCGCCATCGAGGCCGAACTCGAGCGCCGCGGGGTCGACTGTACGGTCGAGCGCGCGAGCGGCCGCGAACCCGGCGCGGAGGAACTGCTCTCGACGCGGCACATCATCGATCGGATTCTCGAGCGACGAGGGTAG
- a CDS encoding universal stress protein: MDRALVVAEPTEAATELAQMAGSLAEAGDATVVLIHATTDEEYAARKQAMSSIASSGGTYTTDDAREGARQFAQDLAEAELSEFDIEYETAGYVGEKADAILEAADDHDCDHVYLPGRERSPTGKALFGDATQRVLLEFDGPVTVLTE, from the coding sequence ATGGACCGAGCACTTGTCGTCGCTGAACCGACGGAAGCGGCTACGGAACTCGCACAGATGGCCGGATCCCTCGCCGAAGCCGGCGATGCAACCGTCGTCCTGATTCACGCGACGACGGACGAGGAGTACGCCGCGCGCAAGCAAGCGATGTCGTCGATCGCCAGTTCGGGCGGAACGTACACCACCGACGACGCACGCGAAGGCGCACGGCAGTTCGCGCAGGATCTCGCAGAAGCGGAGCTGTCCGAGTTCGACATCGAGTACGAAACGGCCGGCTACGTCGGCGAGAAAGCCGACGCCATCCTCGAGGCCGCCGACGACCACGACTGCGACCACGTCTACCTCCCGGGTCGCGAGCGCTCGCCGACCGGCAAGGCGCTGTTCGGCGACGCGACCCAGCGGGTCCTGCTCGAGTTCGACGGTCCCGTCACGGTGCTGACGGAGTAA
- a CDS encoding GntP family permease, protein MFIPLQGVEFSHSPLLTFFIGLLVVVALLVWLDFPAFIGLILAGFTVGVVNAVFVPDFAPADAATEVAGAFGDNMTGIGIPILAAAVIGKSMLESGAAQRIVRGFQNLLGKDNSDIALLGSSSVLAIPVFFDSVFYLMAPLARSMRARVGRDYTLFLVVVGAGAATAHVFVPPTPGPLAVAAQVGSDLGVTIFIGLITAIPAVVLAGLVYGRWINARLDIPLRDTMATTTEELQEVADRPTSSLPGLLASLSPILVAVGLIGSYTVVDSFQDVIPALSSIEPIVVFIGEKNVALMLAAVVAAYVLYSHNEMTSSEWSEELTEALKSGGNIAAITAAGGAFGAMLAASGIGDYLAGILQEFGIGLLITAWLIAAIVRIAQGSATAAMLTAAGIMAPLTGQLSVSTAYLVMVIGAGGNICSWYNDSGFWLVKEIGGLTQEETLKTWTVLTTIISVSGLITTLVVSSIIPYPFG, encoded by the coding sequence ATGTTCATACCACTACAGGGTGTTGAGTTTTCACACAGCCCACTGCTAACGTTCTTCATCGGACTGTTAGTTGTCGTGGCACTGCTCGTCTGGCTCGACTTTCCGGCATTTATCGGGTTGATCCTCGCCGGCTTCACCGTCGGTGTCGTCAACGCCGTGTTCGTACCGGACTTCGCACCGGCCGACGCCGCGACGGAAGTCGCGGGGGCGTTCGGCGACAACATGACCGGGATCGGTATTCCGATCCTCGCCGCCGCCGTCATCGGCAAATCGATGCTGGAAAGCGGCGCCGCCCAACGCATCGTCCGCGGGTTCCAGAACCTGCTCGGGAAGGACAACTCCGACATCGCGCTGCTGGGCAGCAGTTCCGTGCTCGCGATTCCCGTCTTCTTCGACAGCGTGTTCTACCTCATGGCGCCGCTCGCGCGGTCGATGCGCGCTCGAGTGGGACGTGACTACACGCTGTTCCTCGTCGTCGTCGGGGCCGGTGCGGCGACCGCACACGTCTTCGTGCCGCCGACGCCCGGCCCGCTGGCCGTCGCCGCCCAGGTGGGCAGCGACCTCGGTGTGACGATCTTCATCGGCCTCATAACGGCGATTCCGGCCGTGGTCCTCGCCGGCCTCGTTTACGGCCGCTGGATCAACGCCCGACTCGACATTCCGCTGCGCGACACCATGGCGACGACCACCGAGGAACTGCAGGAGGTCGCCGACCGACCGACCAGTTCCCTACCCGGCCTGCTCGCGTCGCTCTCGCCGATTCTGGTCGCGGTCGGTCTCATCGGTTCCTACACCGTCGTCGACTCGTTCCAGGACGTTATCCCGGCGCTCAGTTCGATCGAGCCGATCGTCGTCTTCATCGGCGAGAAGAACGTCGCGCTGATGCTCGCGGCCGTCGTCGCCGCCTACGTCCTCTACAGTCACAACGAGATGACCTCGAGCGAGTGGAGCGAGGAACTGACCGAGGCCCTGAAAAGCGGTGGTAACATCGCCGCGATTACGGCTGCCGGTGGGGCCTTCGGTGCGATGCTCGCCGCCTCCGGCATCGGCGATTACCTGGCGGGCATCCTCCAGGAGTTCGGTATCGGACTGCTGATCACCGCCTGGCTCATCGCCGCGATCGTCCGCATCGCACAGGGGTCGGCAACCGCCGCGATGCTCACCGCGGCCGGGATCATGGCGCCGCTGACCGGCCAGCTGTCGGTCAGCACCGCGTACCTCGTCATGGTCATCGGTGCCGGCGGGAACATCTGCTCGTGGTACAACGACTCCGGCTTCTGGCTGGTCAAGGAAATCGGCGGCCTCACGCAGGAGGAGACGCTGAAGACCTGGACCGTCCTGACGACGATCATCTCCGTCTCGGGACTGATTACGACGCTCGTCGTGTCGTCGATCATCCCGTATCCGTTCGGGTAA
- a CDS encoding Mov34/MPN/PAD-1 family protein: MGLLDALFRSNEILGIAEETLEFAIESSEAAHPDEYMGFLRGTEADQLGLDRDGLVITDILVIPGTESNSVSATVKTNQIPNDVKALGSVHSHPNGVLRPSDADLGTFGRGSVHIIIGAPYRRTDWKAFDSQGRPTNLQVIDVELPETEEFFDFTQADIDEELRG, translated from the coding sequence ATGGGGCTGCTCGACGCGCTGTTTCGCTCGAACGAGATCCTCGGTATCGCCGAGGAGACCCTCGAGTTCGCCATCGAGTCCTCGGAGGCGGCTCACCCCGACGAGTACATGGGCTTTCTGCGCGGGACCGAAGCCGATCAGTTGGGGTTGGACCGCGACGGACTCGTTATCACGGACATCCTGGTCATTCCGGGCACCGAGTCCAACAGCGTCAGCGCGACCGTCAAGACGAACCAGATTCCAAACGACGTGAAGGCGTTGGGCAGCGTCCACTCGCACCCGAACGGCGTTCTCCGACCGAGCGACGCGGACCTGGGGACCTTCGGCCGCGGTAGCGTCCACATCATCATCGGCGCGCCGTACCGCCGGACCGATTGGAAGGCCTTCGACTCCCAGGGCCGGCCGACGAACCTGCAGGTGATCGACGTCGAACTCCCCGAAACCGAGGAATTCTTCGATTTCACGCAGGCCGACATCGACGAGGAGTTACGAGGATGA
- a CDS encoding DHH family phosphoesterase, whose protein sequence is MTRASAGEPGADDGDSVVYDLDADCTADDLEQDRAYLAEINGIVDYGVFVDLSESVSGLVHESVLEGTFAVGDELVVELESVRDNGDMAFEPVDVDDYTVREVSHDYALTGTDRLEANVGEQIHLEGEVVQVKQTGGPTIFHVADEYGVVPCAAFEEAGVRAYPSVEVGDVVRVTGTPEHREGSVQIEVDGLSRLEGDDADEARERIETALEGRAQPHEVEPLIDWPAFEKLRPDLEEVAKRLRRTVLEGRPIRVRHHADGDGMCAAVPVQIALERFIAEVHEDEDAPRHLIKRLPAKAPFYEMEDATRDLNFALEDREKHGQQLPLLLMLDNGSTAEDVPAYETLAHYDIPIVAIDHHHPDPDAVGNLLDAHVNPYLHDEDYRITTGMLCVELARMIYPDLTEELRHVPAVAGLSDRSKADAMEDYLALAAEEGYDEERLQDVSEALDYAAFWLRYNSGDQLIQDLLQIDSDDEDRHRKLVDFFADRAREEVDEQLAAAMPHLEHEELDNGAHLYRIDVENHAHRFTYPAPGKTTGEIHDRKIEETGDPVITVGYGPDFAVLRSDGVRLDIPQMVSELEEEVPGGGVSGGGHLVVGSIKFVKGKREEVIEALVEKMEDAELDEALSSAAPIDD, encoded by the coding sequence ATGACACGAGCGTCCGCCGGAGAACCCGGCGCGGACGACGGGGATTCCGTCGTCTACGATCTCGATGCAGATTGCACCGCAGACGATCTCGAGCAGGACCGAGCCTATCTCGCCGAAATTAACGGTATCGTCGACTACGGCGTCTTCGTCGATCTCTCCGAATCCGTCTCCGGTCTCGTCCACGAATCCGTCCTCGAGGGCACGTTCGCCGTCGGCGACGAACTCGTCGTCGAACTCGAGAGCGTCCGCGACAACGGCGACATGGCCTTCGAGCCGGTCGACGTCGACGATTACACGGTCCGCGAGGTCTCCCACGACTACGCGCTGACCGGCACCGACCGGCTCGAGGCCAACGTCGGCGAACAGATCCACCTCGAAGGCGAGGTCGTCCAGGTCAAACAGACCGGCGGCCCGACCATCTTCCACGTCGCCGACGAGTACGGCGTCGTCCCCTGTGCCGCCTTCGAGGAGGCCGGCGTCCGCGCCTACCCCTCGGTCGAGGTCGGCGACGTCGTCCGCGTCACCGGCACCCCCGAACACCGCGAGGGCTCGGTACAGATCGAAGTCGACGGCCTCTCGAGACTCGAGGGCGACGACGCCGATGAGGCTCGCGAGCGCATCGAAACCGCGCTCGAGGGACGCGCCCAGCCCCACGAGGTCGAGCCCCTGATCGACTGGCCCGCCTTCGAGAAGCTCCGGCCCGACCTCGAGGAGGTCGCCAAGCGACTCCGCCGGACCGTTCTCGAGGGCCGCCCCATCCGCGTCCGCCACCACGCCGACGGCGACGGGATGTGTGCCGCGGTACCGGTCCAGATCGCCCTCGAGCGCTTTATCGCCGAGGTCCACGAGGACGAGGACGCGCCGCGCCACCTCATCAAGCGCCTACCCGCCAAGGCGCCGTTCTACGAGATGGAAGACGCCACGCGGGACCTCAACTTCGCGCTGGAAGACCGCGAGAAACACGGCCAGCAGCTCCCCCTCCTGCTGATGCTGGACAACGGCTCGACGGCCGAGGACGTCCCGGCCTACGAGACGCTGGCCCACTACGACATCCCGATCGTCGCGATCGATCACCACCACCCCGACCCCGATGCGGTGGGCAACCTGCTCGACGCCCACGTCAACCCCTACCTCCACGACGAGGACTACCGAATCACGACGGGGATGCTCTGCGTCGAACTCGCGCGGATGATCTACCCCGACCTCACGGAGGAACTGCGCCACGTCCCCGCCGTCGCCGGCCTCTCGGACCGCTCGAAGGCCGACGCGATGGAGGACTACCTCGCGCTGGCCGCCGAGGAAGGCTACGACGAGGAGCGTCTACAGGACGTCAGCGAGGCGCTTGACTACGCCGCCTTCTGGCTGCGCTACAACTCCGGCGATCAGCTGATTCAGGACCTGCTCCAGATCGATTCGGACGACGAGGACCGCCACCGCAAACTCGTGGACTTCTTCGCCGACCGCGCTCGCGAGGAGGTCGACGAACAGCTCGCGGCCGCGATGCCCCACCTCGAGCACGAGGAACTGGACAACGGCGCCCACCTCTACCGAATCGACGTCGAGAACCACGCCCACCGCTTTACCTACCCCGCGCCGGGCAAGACGACCGGCGAGATCCACGACCGCAAGATCGAGGAGACCGGCGACCCCGTGATCACCGTGGGCTACGGACCGGACTTCGCCGTCCTGCGCTCCGACGGCGTCCGCCTGGACATCCCGCAGATGGTCTCGGAACTCGAGGAGGAAGTCCCCGGCGGCGGCGTCTCCGGCGGCGGCCACCTCGTCGTCGGCTCGATCAAGTTCGTCAAGGGCAAGCGCGAGGAAGTCATCGAGGCGTTAGTCGAGAAGATGGAAGACGCCGAACTCGACGAGGCGCTCTCGAGCGCCGCGCCGATCGACGACTAA